Proteins from a genomic interval of Aquabacterium sp. J223:
- the accD gene encoding acetyl-CoA carboxylase, carboxyltransferase subunit beta has translation MSWLEKLLPPKIQPTDPAERRSVPEGLWVKCPACETVLYRNDLEQNLNVCPKCSHHHRIGARARLNAFLDAEGRYEIGQEVLPVDALKFKDSKRYPDRLKDALESTGETDALVVLGGAVMSIPLVAACFEFDFMGGSMGSVVGERFVRGVETAVEQKVPFISFTATGGARMQEGLLSLLQMAKCNAALTRLAKAKLPYISVLTDPTMGGVSASFAFVGDVVIAEPKALIGFAGPRVIENTVREKLPEGFQRAEFLMQKGALDMIVDRRELRRTVALQLAMLQRQSADAVA, from the coding sequence ATGAGCTGGCTCGAGAAACTGCTGCCGCCCAAGATCCAGCCCACCGACCCGGCCGAGCGCCGGTCGGTGCCGGAAGGCCTGTGGGTCAAGTGCCCGGCGTGCGAGACGGTGCTCTACCGCAACGACCTGGAGCAGAACCTCAACGTCTGCCCCAAGTGCTCGCACCACCACCGCATCGGCGCGCGGGCGCGGCTCAACGCCTTCCTCGACGCCGAGGGCCGCTACGAGATCGGCCAGGAGGTGCTGCCGGTCGACGCGCTGAAGTTCAAGGACAGCAAGCGCTACCCCGACCGGCTGAAGGACGCCCTGGAATCCACCGGCGAGACCGACGCGCTGGTGGTGCTCGGCGGCGCGGTGATGAGCATCCCGCTGGTGGCCGCCTGCTTCGAGTTCGACTTCATGGGCGGCTCGATGGGCTCGGTGGTCGGCGAGCGCTTCGTGCGCGGCGTCGAGACCGCGGTCGAGCAGAAGGTGCCCTTCATCTCCTTCACCGCCACCGGCGGCGCCCGCATGCAGGAGGGCCTGCTCAGCCTGCTGCAGATGGCCAAGTGCAACGCCGCGCTGACGCGGCTGGCCAAGGCGAAGCTGCCCTACATCAGCGTGTTGACCGACCCGACGATGGGCGGCGTGTCGGCCAGCTTCGCCTTCGTCGGCGACGTGGTCATCGCCGAGCCCAAGGCGCTGATCGGCTTCGCCGGCCCGCGGGTGATCGAGAACACCGTGCGCGAGAAGCTGCCGGAGGGCTTCCAGCGCGCCGAGTTCCTCATGCAGAAGGGCGCGCTCGACATGATCGTCGACCGGCGCGAGCTGCGGCGCACCGTCGCGCTGCAGCTGGCCATGCTGCAGCGGCAAAGCGCCGACGCGGTCGCTTGA
- the trpA gene encoding tryptophan synthase subunit alpha yields the protein MSRIATRFAALKAEGRTALIPYITAGDPHADSTTDIMLALARAGADVIELGVPFSDPMADGPVIQKASERALARGIGLPQVLAAVRAFRERDAQTPVVLMGYANPVERYDQRRGEGRFIADAKAAGVDGVLVVDYPPEECEAFAAAARAADLDPIFLLAPTSTEQRMKDVGRIASGYVYYVSLKGVTGAGHLDTAAVASAVPRIRAHVGVPVGVGFGIRDAATACAVARSADAVVIGSALVQKLESQTRDNVASAAGRFLAEIRAALDAQTASIRSTGATPA from the coding sequence ATGAGCCGCATCGCCACGCGTTTCGCCGCCCTCAAGGCCGAAGGCCGCACGGCGCTCATCCCCTACATCACCGCCGGCGACCCGCACGCCGACTCGACCACCGACATCATGCTGGCGCTGGCACGCGCCGGCGCCGATGTGATCGAACTCGGCGTTCCCTTCTCCGACCCCATGGCCGACGGCCCGGTCATCCAGAAGGCCAGCGAGCGCGCGCTGGCGCGCGGCATCGGCCTGCCGCAGGTGCTGGCCGCCGTGCGCGCCTTCCGCGAGCGGGACGCGCAGACGCCCGTGGTGCTGATGGGCTACGCCAACCCGGTCGAGCGCTACGACCAGCGCCGGGGCGAAGGCCGCTTCATCGCCGACGCCAAGGCGGCGGGCGTCGACGGCGTGCTGGTCGTCGACTACCCGCCGGAGGAATGCGAGGCGTTCGCCGCCGCGGCCCGGGCGGCCGACCTCGACCCGATCTTCCTGCTCGCGCCGACCTCGACCGAGCAGCGCATGAAGGACGTCGGCCGCATCGCCAGCGGTTACGTCTACTACGTCTCTCTCAAGGGCGTGACCGGTGCCGGGCACCTCGACACCGCGGCGGTGGCGTCCGCGGTGCCGCGCATCCGGGCGCACGTCGGCGTGCCGGTCGGCGTGGGGTTCGGCATCCGCGACGCCGCGACCGCCTGCGCCGTCGCCCGGTCGGCCGACGCGGTGGTCATCGGCTCGGCCCTGGTGCAGAAGCTGGAAAGCCAGACGCGCGACAATGTCGCGTCCGCCGCCGGCCGTTTCCTCGCCGAGATCCGCGCCGCGCTGGACGCGCAGACCGCCTCGATTCGATCGACAGGAGCAACCCCCGCATGA
- the trpB gene encoding tryptophan synthase subunit beta, translated as MLNYQQPDARGHFGPYGGSFVAETLVHALDELKAAYEHCRTDAAFQAEFRHELAHFVGRPSPVYHAARLSREIGGAQIHLKREDLNHTGAHKVNNTIGQALLARRMGKPRVIAETGAGQHGVATATICARYGMECVVYMGSEDVKRQSPNVYRMHLLGATVVPVDSGSRTLKDALNEALRDWVTNVENTFYIIGTVAGPAPYPAMVRDFQSVIGEECLTQMPAQIGRQPDAVIACVGGGSNAMGIFYPYIGHETVRLIGVEAAGEGLDSGKHAASLSAGSPGVLHGNRTYLLQDDNGQITETHSISAGLDYPGVGPEHAYLKDIGRAEYVGITDAEALSAFHRLCRTEGIIPALESSHAVAYAMKLAATMKADQHLLVNLSGRGDKDIGTVADLSGAEFFCRPSCRGQGVKGGPTIALPGGAR; from the coding sequence ATGCTGAACTACCAGCAACCCGACGCCCGCGGCCATTTCGGCCCCTACGGCGGCAGCTTCGTCGCCGAGACCCTAGTCCATGCGCTCGACGAACTGAAGGCCGCCTACGAGCACTGCCGCACCGACGCCGCCTTCCAGGCCGAGTTCCGCCACGAGCTGGCGCACTTCGTCGGCCGACCCAGCCCGGTCTACCACGCGGCGCGCCTGAGCCGCGAGATCGGCGGCGCGCAGATCCACCTCAAGCGCGAGGACCTGAACCACACCGGCGCGCACAAGGTGAACAACACCATCGGCCAGGCGCTGCTGGCCCGACGCATGGGCAAGCCGCGCGTCATCGCCGAGACCGGCGCCGGCCAGCACGGCGTGGCCACCGCCACCATCTGCGCCCGCTACGGCATGGAGTGCGTGGTCTACATGGGCAGCGAGGACGTCAAGCGTCAGAGCCCCAACGTCTACCGCATGCACCTGCTGGGCGCGACCGTGGTGCCGGTGGACTCGGGCAGCCGCACGCTCAAGGACGCGCTCAACGAGGCCCTGCGCGACTGGGTGACCAACGTCGAGAACACCTTCTACATCATCGGCACGGTGGCCGGCCCGGCGCCTTACCCGGCGATGGTGCGCGACTTCCAGAGCGTCATCGGCGAGGAGTGCCTGACGCAGATGCCTGCGCAGATCGGCCGCCAGCCCGATGCGGTGATCGCCTGCGTCGGCGGCGGCAGCAACGCCATGGGCATCTTCTACCCGTACATCGGGCACGAGACGGTGCGCCTGATCGGCGTGGAGGCGGCCGGCGAGGGGCTGGACAGCGGCAAGCACGCCGCCTCGCTGTCGGCCGGCTCGCCCGGCGTGCTGCACGGCAACCGCACCTACCTGCTGCAGGACGACAACGGCCAGATCACCGAGACCCACTCGATCTCCGCCGGCCTGGACTACCCCGGCGTCGGGCCCGAGCACGCCTACCTGAAGGACATCGGCCGCGCCGAGTACGTCGGCATCACCGACGCCGAGGCGCTGTCGGCCTTCCACCGGCTGTGCCGCACCGAGGGCATCATCCCGGCGCTCGAGTCCAGCCATGCGGTGGCCTACGCCATGAAGCTGGCGGCCACGATGAAGGCCGACCAGCACCTGCTGGTCAACCTGTCCGGGCGGGGCGACAAGGACATCGGCACCGTCGCCGACCTCTCCGGCGCCGAGTTCTTCTGCCGGCCGTCGTGCCGGGGGCAGGGGGTCAAGGGCGGCCCGACCATCGCGCTGCCGGGAGGCGCACGATGA
- a CDS encoding phosphoribosylanthranilate isomerase → MIPARTRIKICGLTREQDVAAAAEAGADAVGFVLYAKSPRAVTLERAAALARGLPPYVTPVCLLVNATEEAARAVGEALPQAVLQFHGDETPEQCRAAGRPYLRAVRMAEGVDLLDFAARFTDAQGLLLDAFVDGYGGGGKVFDWSLIPPHVPLPVVLSGGLSPANVTDGVLRLRPSAVDVSSGVEAGKGVKDAGLIRRFCEAVREADARINDAGA, encoded by the coding sequence ATGATCCCGGCCCGCACCCGCATCAAGATCTGCGGCCTGACCCGCGAGCAGGACGTGGCCGCCGCCGCCGAGGCCGGCGCCGACGCGGTCGGCTTCGTGCTCTACGCGAAAAGCCCGCGGGCGGTGACGCTCGAACGCGCCGCGGCCCTGGCCCGCGGCCTGCCGCCCTACGTCACGCCGGTGTGCCTGCTCGTCAACGCCACGGAGGAAGCGGCGAGGGCGGTGGGCGAGGCGCTGCCGCAAGCGGTCCTGCAGTTCCATGGCGACGAGACGCCCGAGCAGTGCCGCGCCGCCGGCCGGCCCTACCTGCGGGCGGTGCGCATGGCCGAAGGGGTCGATTTGTTAGACTTCGCGGCCCGCTTCACCGATGCCCAGGGCCTGTTGCTCGACGCCTTCGTCGACGGCTACGGCGGTGGCGGAAAGGTCTTCGATTGGTCGCTCATCCCGCCCCACGTGCCCCTTCCGGTCGTTTTGTCTGGTGGGTTGAGTCCTGCAAACGTGACCGATGGGGTGCTGCGCCTGCGCCCGTCGGCGGTTGACGTCAGTTCCGGCGTCGAAGCCGGCAAGGGCGTCAAGGACGCCGGGCTGATCCGCCGCTTCTGCGAGGCGGTGCGCGAGGCCGACGCCCGCATCAACGACGCCGGCGCCTGA
- the truA gene encoding tRNA pseudouridine(38-40) synthase TruA gives MGVGYRGERYHGWQSQPDGRTVQDRLEAALAAFADAPVTTVCAGRTDAGVHGLNQVVHFDAPVARDPFSWVRGTNRYLPPDIAVQWCRTVDRRFHARNSARGRRYRFLVLESPVRPALEAGACGWVFRPLDGEAMRQAAALLIGEHDFTSFRAAACQASTPVKHLRAIDIQRRGAYWRFDFDASAFLHHMVRNILGCLVAVGSGHRPPGWMGEVLAARDRAAAAPTFGPDGLYFVGPYYDAVHGLPEHVPALDWLP, from the coding sequence TTGGGCGTCGGCTACCGCGGCGAGCGCTACCACGGCTGGCAGAGCCAGCCCGACGGCCGCACGGTGCAGGACCGCCTGGAGGCGGCGCTGGCCGCCTTCGCCGACGCACCGGTGACCACGGTCTGTGCCGGCCGCACCGACGCCGGTGTGCACGGCCTGAACCAGGTGGTGCACTTCGACGCGCCGGTGGCCCGCGATCCCTTCTCCTGGGTGCGCGGCACCAACCGCTACCTGCCGCCGGACATCGCGGTGCAGTGGTGCCGGACGGTGGACCGCCGCTTTCACGCCCGCAACAGCGCACGCGGCCGGCGCTACCGCTTCCTGGTGCTGGAGTCGCCGGTGCGGCCGGCGCTCGAGGCCGGCGCCTGCGGCTGGGTCTTCCGGCCGCTGGACGGCGAGGCGATGCGGCAGGCGGCCGCGCTGCTCATCGGCGAACACGACTTCACCAGCTTCCGAGCCGCCGCCTGCCAGGCCTCGACGCCGGTCAAGCACCTGCGGGCCATCGACATCCAGCGCCGCGGCGCCTACTGGCGCTTCGACTTCGACGCCAGCGCCTTCCTGCACCACATGGTGCGCAACATCCTCGGCTGCCTGGTCGCGGTGGGCAGCGGCCACCGGCCGCCGGGCTGGATGGGCGAGGTGCTGGCCGCCCGCGACCGCGCCGCCGCCGCGCCCACCTTCGGCCCCGACGGGCTGTACTTCGTCGGCCCGTACTACGATGCCGTCCACGGCCTGCCGGAACACGTGCCGGCGCTGGACTGGCTGCCTTGA
- a CDS encoding FimV/HubP family polar landmark protein, whose product MEEESLLDNPLLLPAAVAAVALLGGLALYRRRKSAGAGSETSFLESRLQPDSFFGASGGQRVDTRDASGASSSMSYSLSQLDAIGDVDPVAEADVYLAYGRDLQAEEILKEAMRSNPDRLAIRSKLLEVYAKRRDTKGFELLATQFYALTHGSGEDWDKAQEMGRQIDPENPLYQPGGHPSGTASAEEPPVEVLSASTLPQSVLPAASLLQPSRHDEAPDDRDPGPSVTDVDLSLDLDMDGAADSVAPPASAPSSRFDLDAGLDFEVPPAPAPFEAPAAAPAAASAPAPMDFDLDSLSLDLDEPAEGSTVQVQTDAPSVADLDLPLDDGAAAPAGEDGDPLQRKLELAEEFRQIGDVEGARDLLQEVVAKADGSLKARAEALLHDLA is encoded by the coding sequence GTGGAGGAGGAGAGCCTGCTCGACAACCCGCTGCTGCTGCCCGCGGCCGTGGCGGCGGTGGCGCTGCTCGGCGGCCTGGCGCTGTACCGCCGCCGCAAGAGCGCCGGCGCCGGTAGCGAGACCTCCTTCCTGGAAAGCCGCCTGCAGCCGGACTCTTTCTTCGGCGCCAGCGGCGGCCAGCGGGTCGACACCCGCGACGCCTCGGGCGCGTCGTCGTCGATGAGCTACTCGCTGAGCCAGCTCGACGCCATCGGCGACGTCGATCCGGTGGCCGAGGCCGACGTCTACCTCGCCTATGGCCGCGACCTGCAGGCCGAGGAGATCCTCAAGGAGGCGATGCGCAGCAACCCCGACCGGCTGGCCATCCGCTCCAAGCTGCTCGAGGTCTACGCCAAGCGCCGCGACACCAAGGGCTTCGAGCTGCTGGCCACCCAGTTCTACGCGCTGACCCACGGCAGCGGCGAGGACTGGGACAAGGCGCAGGAGATGGGCCGCCAGATCGATCCCGAGAACCCGCTGTACCAGCCGGGTGGTCACCCGTCGGGTACCGCGAGCGCCGAGGAGCCGCCGGTGGAGGTGCTCTCCGCCAGCACGCTGCCACAGTCGGTGCTGCCCGCGGCCTCGCTGCTGCAGCCGTCGCGGCATGACGAGGCGCCCGACGACCGCGACCCCGGCCCGTCGGTGACCGACGTGGACCTCAGCCTGGACCTCGACATGGACGGGGCGGCCGACTCGGTGGCGCCGCCCGCGTCGGCCCCGTCGAGTCGCTTCGACCTCGACGCCGGGCTCGACTTCGAGGTGCCCCCGGCACCCGCGCCCTTCGAGGCGCCGGCGGCGGCGCCCGCAGCCGCGTCGGCGCCCGCGCCGATGGACTTCGACCTCGACTCGCTGTCGCTCGACCTCGACGAGCCGGCGGAGGGGTCCACCGTCCAGGTGCAGACCGACGCGCCCTCGGTAGCCGACCTCGACCTGCCGCTCGACGACGGTGCCGCCGCGCCCGCGGGCGAGGACGGCGACCCGCTGCAGCGCAAACTGGAGCTGGCCGAGGAGTTCCGCCAGATCGGCGACGTCGAAGGTGCCCGCGACCTGCTGCAGGAAGTGGTCGCCAAGGCCGACGGCAGCCTGAAGGCCCGTGCCGAGGCGCTGCTCCACGACCTTGCCTGA
- a CDS encoding FimV family protein: MNTNSKPAGRFALSAVAAAALWLGASGAWALGLGRLAVQSSLGETLKAEIDVTSITAEEAGSLRVRVAPPDAYRAAGVDYNAVLGSTQVSLVRRPDGRQVLRLSSDRAVQEPFVDVILEATWSSGRLVREYTLLFDPPSAARAPVPAPLPPVAGPAPQAAPAPLPAPAPAPVPAPAPRVAAAPSAPPAPVAERRPSPPPASAPAPAAAPAPAPTAAAPAVRPPEAGADEYRVRQGDTLFRIAGRLQRPGVSLDQMLVSLYRSNPQAFAGNNMNRLRAGVVLSVPGSEAAEAVSPAEARSLIQAQSADFNAYRQRLAGLAGSAPAAEPGRQAGGRVEAQVEDRKQPAQTPPDKLTLSQGALKGGAAGIGGPGLQGDRTQGRRDPGRRTVAQRRGTAPPVGRDRPGECTRRRAAGACGHGDLAGAGTCGGGAGADPRPDADPRARRRIGRAACVRAGGGRRTARRVGRAGRSSPRVGACRRRGIGARASGTSARGGGGEPARQPAAAARGRGGGGAARRPGAVPPPQERRRR; encoded by the coding sequence TTGAACACCAACTCCAAACCGGCTGGCCGGTTCGCCCTGTCCGCCGTCGCGGCCGCCGCCCTGTGGCTCGGTGCTTCCGGCGCCTGGGCCCTGGGGCTCGGCCGGCTGGCGGTGCAGTCGTCGCTGGGCGAGACGCTCAAGGCCGAGATCGACGTCACCAGCATCACCGCGGAAGAAGCGGGCAGCCTGCGCGTTCGCGTGGCCCCGCCGGACGCCTACCGCGCCGCCGGCGTGGACTACAACGCCGTGCTCGGCAGCACCCAGGTCAGCCTGGTGCGGCGGCCCGACGGCCGCCAGGTGCTGCGCCTGTCCAGCGACCGGGCGGTGCAGGAGCCCTTCGTCGACGTCATCCTCGAGGCCACCTGGTCCTCCGGCCGGCTGGTGCGCGAGTACACGCTGCTGTTCGACCCGCCCAGCGCGGCGCGCGCACCCGTGCCGGCCCCGCTGCCGCCCGTGGCCGGGCCGGCGCCCCAGGCCGCGCCGGCGCCGCTGCCGGCACCCGCCCCTGCTCCTGTTCCTGCGCCTGCACCGCGCGTGGCCGCCGCCCCCAGCGCGCCGCCCGCCCCGGTGGCTGAGCGTCGCCCCTCGCCGCCGCCTGCGTCCGCGCCGGCGCCCGCTGCGGCGCCGGCCCCTGCACCGACGGCGGCCGCACCCGCCGTGCGCCCGCCCGAAGCCGGGGCCGACGAATACCGGGTGCGCCAGGGCGACACCCTGTTCCGCATCGCCGGCCGGCTGCAGCGACCGGGCGTGTCGCTGGACCAGATGCTGGTCTCGCTCTACCGCAGCAACCCGCAGGCATTCGCCGGCAACAACATGAACCGGCTGCGCGCCGGCGTCGTGCTGTCGGTGCCCGGCAGCGAGGCGGCGGAGGCGGTGTCGCCTGCCGAAGCCCGCAGCCTCATCCAGGCCCAGAGCGCCGACTTCAACGCCTACCGCCAGCGCCTGGCGGGCCTGGCCGGCAGCGCGCCGGCGGCCGAGCCGGGCCGCCAGGCCGGTGGCCGCGTCGAGGCGCAGGTCGAGGACCGCAAGCAGCCCGCCCAGACCCCGCCCGACAAGCTGACGCTGTCGCAGGGCGCGCTCAAGGGAGGCGCCGCCGGCATCGGAGGCCCAGGTCTCCAAGGAGACCGAACGCAAGGCCGCCGAGACCCGGGTCGCCGAACTGTCGCGCAACGTCGAGGAACTGCGCCGCCTGTCGGGCGAGACCGGCCGGGCGAGTGCACCCGCCGGCGCGCCGCCGGCGCCTGCGGCCACGGCGACCTCGCCGGCGCCGGCACCTGCGGTGGTGGCGCAGGCGCCGACCCCCGCCCCGACGCCGACCCCCGCGCCCGCCGCCGCATCGGCCGCGCCGCCTGCGTCCGCGCCGGTGGTGGCCGCCGCACCGCCCGCCGCGTCGGCCGCGCCGGCCGCTCAAGTCCCCGCGTCGGCGCCTGCCGTCGCCGCGGCATCGGCGCCCGCGCGTCCGGCACCTCAGCCCGTGGTGGAGGAGGAGAGCCTGCTCGACAACCCGCTGCTGCTGCCCGCGGCCGTGGCGGCGGTGGCGCTGCTCGGCGGCCTGGCGCTGTACCGCCGCCGCAAGAGCGCCGGCGCCGGTAG
- the asd gene encoding aspartate-semialdehyde dehydrogenase, with product MALVGLVGWRGMVGSVLMERMQAEGDFALIEPVFFSTSNAGGAAPAQAKNETKLQDAHDIEALKRCDIVLTAQGGDYTSEVFPKLRAAGWKGHWIDAASTLRMKDDAVIVLDPVNLPVIQDALAKGGRNWIGGNCTVSCMLMGVGALYKAGLVEWMSTQTYQAASGGGAQHMRELLTQYGTLNAEVRSLLDDPKSAILEIDRRIVEKQRALTPAETANFGVPLGGSLIPWIDKDLGNGMSKEEWKGMAETNKILGQGEGFGSPAVPVDGFCVRIGAMRCHSQALTFKLKKDVPLADLESMIAADNAWVKVVPNTREATVRDLTPVAVTGTLTIPVGRLRKMAMGPEYLGAFTIGDQLLWGAAEPLRRMLRIVLEA from the coding sequence ATGGCACTCGTAGGATTGGTCGGCTGGCGCGGCATGGTCGGCTCCGTGCTCATGGAGCGCATGCAGGCCGAGGGCGACTTCGCGCTCATCGAGCCGGTCTTCTTCAGCACCAGCAACGCCGGCGGCGCGGCCCCGGCCCAGGCGAAGAACGAGACCAAGCTGCAGGACGCGCACGACATCGAGGCGCTCAAGCGCTGCGACATCGTGCTCACCGCCCAGGGCGGCGACTACACCAGCGAGGTGTTCCCCAAGCTGCGCGCCGCCGGCTGGAAGGGCCACTGGATCGACGCCGCCTCCACGCTTCGCATGAAGGACGACGCCGTCATCGTGCTCGACCCGGTGAACCTGCCGGTGATCCAGGACGCCCTGGCCAAGGGCGGGCGCAACTGGATCGGCGGCAACTGCACGGTCAGCTGCATGCTGATGGGCGTGGGCGCGCTCTACAAGGCCGGCCTGGTCGAGTGGATGAGCACGCAGACCTACCAGGCGGCCTCCGGGGGCGGCGCGCAGCACATGCGCGAACTGCTGACCCAGTACGGCACGCTCAACGCCGAGGTCCGTTCGCTGCTCGACGACCCGAAGAGCGCCATCCTGGAGATCGACCGCCGCATCGTCGAGAAGCAGCGCGCGCTGACCCCCGCGGAGACGGCCAACTTCGGTGTGCCGCTGGGCGGCTCGCTCATCCCCTGGATCGACAAGGACCTGGGCAACGGGATGAGCAAGGAAGAGTGGAAGGGCATGGCCGAGACCAACAAGATCCTCGGCCAGGGCGAGGGCTTCGGCAGCCCGGCGGTGCCGGTGGACGGCTTCTGCGTGCGCATCGGCGCCATGCGCTGCCACAGCCAGGCCCTGACCTTCAAGCTGAAGAAGGACGTGCCGCTGGCGGACCTCGAATCGATGATCGCGGCCGACAACGCCTGGGTGAAGGTGGTGCCCAACACCCGCGAGGCGACCGTCCGCGACCTGACCCCGGTGGCGGTCACCGGCACGCTGACGATCCCCGTCGGCCGGCTGCGCAAGATGGCGATGGGGCCGGAGTACCTCGGCGCCTTCACCATCGGCGATCAGTTGCTGTGGGGCGCGGCGGAGCCGCTGCGCAGGATGTTAAGAATCGTGTTGGAAGCCTGA
- the leuB gene encoding 3-isopropylmalate dehydrogenase, translating to MKIAILPGDGIGPEIVAEAVKVLEVLDLPFEMESAPVGGAAYEAHGHPLPESTLKLAQAADAVLFGAVGDWKYDKLDRPLRPEQAILGLRKHLGLFANFRPAICYEQLTHASSLKPELVAGLDILIIRELTGDIYFGQPRGRRTAVDGHFPGAEEAFDTMRYSRPEIERIAHVAFQAARRRGKRVTSVDKANVLETFQFWKDVVTEVHADYPDVQLDHLYVDNAAMQLVKAPKSFDVIVTGNMFGDILSDEAAMLTGSIGMLPSASLNAKNQGLYEPSHGSAPDIAGKGVANPLATILSAAMMLRYSLQQPEAADRIESAVQSVLAAGLRTADIWSDGTTKVGTRDMGQAVVAALTGKTITKG from the coding sequence ATGAAGATCGCCATCCTGCCCGGTGACGGCATCGGTCCCGAGATCGTCGCCGAGGCCGTCAAGGTCCTGGAGGTGCTGGACCTGCCCTTCGAGATGGAGTCGGCCCCGGTCGGCGGCGCGGCCTACGAGGCGCACGGCCACCCGCTGCCCGAGTCGACGCTGAAGCTGGCCCAGGCGGCCGACGCGGTGCTGTTCGGTGCGGTCGGCGACTGGAAGTATGACAAGCTGGACCGGCCGCTGCGTCCGGAGCAGGCCATCCTGGGCCTGCGCAAGCACCTGGGCCTGTTCGCCAACTTCCGCCCGGCCATCTGCTACGAGCAGTTGACGCACGCCTCCAGCCTGAAGCCCGAACTGGTGGCCGGACTGGACATCCTCATCATCCGCGAGCTGACCGGCGACATCTACTTCGGCCAGCCGCGCGGCCGGCGCACCGCCGTCGACGGCCACTTCCCCGGCGCGGAAGAGGCCTTCGACACCATGCGCTACAGCCGCCCGGAGATCGAGCGCATCGCGCACGTCGCCTTCCAGGCCGCGCGCCGGCGCGGCAAGCGGGTGACCAGCGTCGACAAGGCCAACGTGCTGGAGACCTTCCAGTTCTGGAAGGACGTGGTCACCGAGGTGCACGCCGACTACCCGGACGTGCAGCTGGACCACCTGTACGTCGACAACGCCGCCATGCAGCTGGTCAAGGCGCCGAAGTCCTTCGACGTCATCGTCACCGGCAACATGTTCGGCGACATCCTGTCCGACGAGGCGGCCATGCTCACCGGCTCCATCGGCATGCTGCCGTCGGCGTCGCTGAACGCCAAGAACCAGGGCCTGTACGAGCCCAGCCACGGCAGTGCGCCCGACATCGCGGGCAAGGGAGTGGCCAACCCGCTGGCTACAATCCTGTCCGCTGCCATGATGCTTCGTTACTCACTCCAACAGCCTGAGGCGGCCGACCGGATCGAGTCGGCGGTCCAGTCGGTGCTGGCCGCCGGCCTGCGCACGGCCGACATCTGGAGCGACGGCACGACGAAGGTCGGCACCCGGGACATGGGCCAGGCCGTGGTGGCCGCGCTCACCGGCAAAACGATCACCAAGGGCTGA
- the leuD gene encoding 3-isopropylmalate dehydratase small subunit has translation MQKFTVHQGLVAPMDRENVDTDAIIPKQFLKSIARSGFGPNLFDEWRYLDPGEPGQDPASRRPNPDFVLNQPRYQGASILLARRNFGCGSSREHAPWAIEQYGFRALIAPSFADIFFNNCFKNGLLPIVLPESVVARLFDEVAAFVGYRLTVDLPRQVIVKPDGEEIPFDVQPFRKHCLVEGLDDIGLTLRHADKIRSFEAQRLAAKPWLDHRLAG, from the coding sequence ATGCAGAAGTTCACCGTGCACCAGGGGCTGGTCGCGCCCATGGACCGCGAGAACGTCGACACCGACGCCATCATCCCCAAGCAGTTCCTGAAGTCGATCGCGCGGTCGGGCTTCGGCCCCAACCTGTTCGACGAGTGGCGCTACCTCGACCCGGGCGAGCCCGGCCAGGACCCGGCGTCGCGCCGGCCGAACCCCGACTTCGTGCTCAACCAGCCGCGCTACCAGGGGGCGTCCATCCTGCTGGCGCGTCGGAACTTCGGCTGCGGTTCCAGCCGCGAGCACGCGCCCTGGGCCATCGAGCAGTACGGCTTCCGGGCGTTGATCGCCCCCAGCTTCGCCGACATCTTCTTCAACAACTGCTTCAAGAACGGCCTGCTGCCCATCGTGCTGCCGGAAAGCGTGGTCGCTCGGCTGTTCGACGAGGTGGCCGCCTTCGTCGGCTACCGGCTGACCGTCGACCTGCCGCGGCAGGTCATCGTCAAGCCGGATGGCGAGGAGATCCCGTTCGACGTGCAGCCCTTCCGCAAGCACTGCCTGGTCGAAGGCCTGGACGACATCGGCCTGACGCTGCGCCACGCCGACAAGATCCGCAGCTTCGAAGCGCAACGCCTGGCCGCCAAGCCGTGGCTGGACCACCGGCTCGCCGGCTGA
- a CDS encoding entericidin A/B family lipoprotein has translation MKTLLCLVTLAALLAGCNTVSGMGRDIQKAGETIEGAASKKR, from the coding sequence ATGAAGACGCTGCTGTGCCTGGTCACCCTTGCCGCGCTGCTGGCCGGCTGCAACACCGTGAGCGGCATGGGCCGCGACATCCAGAAGGCCGGCGAAACCATCGAGGGCGCCGCCAGCAAGAAGCGCTGA